In Vanessa atalanta chromosome 19, ilVanAtal1.2, whole genome shotgun sequence, one DNA window encodes the following:
- the LOC125071267 gene encoding DE-cadherin isoform X1, with protein sequence MVRGVKRGFLAALLIGSLAVASTQYTKVRDHTTHHVTRLRHSRHLDGYFPLHSSFTPATSPKLAVKDNHKPLFTECLNYRPTLKEEQPVGTYVFTVHAEDRDPPEMGGKVTYKFVSTPGEKERFHVDPETGNITTADIFDHDEPSREKEAYITVRASDNGQPQLDDACTIKILIEDINDNQPVFDKVSYSESVPQDLPNGREVMRISATDIDDGNNSIVHYSLDSNSPDQPYFYIDPDNGVIFLNKTIDKVPGYKFKLSAIVKDMGDPPQQSSITLDIQVVESNKKSPSFIEVPDEPIRLKENYADFNTPIATVRAISNIPEEKKLQFELVMGQTEQTNKWHTFVLEPEADSAYIKLGNHLDFEKITDYTLTVRIQNNYKLAAETIIQIEVEDVNDNIPIFSEIRSGSVLENEPPGTPVMQVRAFDADGTSANNQVTYELGDPSDPFAIDSITGNITTLKMFDREERSFYNIKIIATDNSESALIPGKHNAGQQVFLIEIADKNDNPPHFTQDTYVAESIAENANINEIVTQVTALDIDTASVVTYSIVAGNTYDAFVIRNFTGEIRVNNELDYENITNYSLDVRAFDGLYEDYAKVLIKIENLNDNPPIFLANYTKTIEEEKLYEGCIVKVEAYDPDLDRNEPQNIIYSLVKHEQKEFLRIDNDGCLRLTKPLDRDQPSGFTRWQILIMAADHGGRLGSDSLRSTTEVILELTDINDNAPFLTNTQPVIWYENDPPGQVVILTAKDYDSTENGPPFTFALNESVSFDIRSKFHIQGNILSTIVSFDREQRKEYKIPVAITDSGTPRLTGVSILHIVIGDRNDNPMGPGHSDIFVYNYKTETYFNEIYSWRYYGEAPDTEIGRVFVNDPDDWDLPDKRFMWLPSYEQRSPYFDVHSNTGMITMKEGTPNGTYLLRFNVTEENEPLVPFHWVEATVNVTIKEIPEEAVDKSGSIRFVNVTAEEFIIPEADGTSKKDKLHRRLSELYNKSMDNVDVFTVFSKLTVKDAFLDVRFSAHGSPYFEAEKLDSMVIGIQEKLEEELQAKIYMVKIDECLIEKEQCEDSCRNILMKNNVPLSVYTNTTSFVGVSARVESECTCDVEEPLVCLNGGTPFADKCECPEGWNGPHCEQTSIAFHGDGWAMYPAPPACHEGHVTLTVTSHTSNSLIFYLGPLKFNPLLDVQDFMSLELVDGFPVLLVNYGSGTTRLNNSVVHVADGKPHLIEIVLMRSSIEMFVDRCKLSTCMSLAAPTGPREILNVNGPLQVGGASVDLQGLARAFGWRHVPTNQHFLGCISNFTYNDFMYNLGRPSVERNADPGCQKSVFTAVTFGIDTNFLVAILVCIAILIILLLAVVVHRKRADAWAEKELDDIRENIIAYEDEGGGEGDAGYDLHVLRQMYDGPPPDTDATFMHAPVVGAAPDISGFLDDKKSVLDRDPDINPYDDVRHYAYEGDGDTSGSLSSLASCTDDEDLKFNYLSTFGPRFRKLADMYGDSDDERAPHEESWC encoded by the exons tCCGAGATCACACAACACACCATGTTACGAGGTTACGGCATTCCAGACACCTGGATGGGTATTTTCCATTACATTCATCC TTCACGCCGGCGACATCACCCAAGCTAGCTGTGAAGGACAACCACAAACCTCTGTTCACGGAGTGCCTTAATTATAGGCCAACGTTGAAAGAAGAACAGCCAGTAGGAACCTATGTATTTACG GTACATGCAGAAGATCGGGATCCACCCGAAATGGGTGGAAAAGTCACATACAAATTTGTCTCAACTCCTGGTGAGAAAGAAAGATTTCATGTCGATCCTGAAACTGGAAATATAACTACAGCTGAT ATTTTTGACCACGATGAACCATCTCGTGAAAAAGAAGCTTATATAACAGTACGAGCTAGTGACAATGGACAACCTCAGCTAGATGACGCGTGTACCATCAAAATTCTTATAGAAGACATCAATGACAATCAGCCGGTCTTCGACAAAGTT TCATATTCGGAGTCAGTACCACAAGATTTGCCGAACGGCCGCGAGGTGATGCGGATATCAGCTACTGACATAGACGACGGAAACAACTCGATTGTACATTACAGTCTAGACTCCAACTCGCCTGATCAGCCATATTTCTACATCGACCCAGACAACGGGgtcatattcttaaataaaacaattgac AAAGTCCCCGGCTACAAATTTAAGTTGAGCGCGATAGTAAAAGACATGGGTGATCCACCGCAACAAAGTTCGATTACTTTAGACATCCAAGTCGTTGAGTCTAACAAGAAAAGCCCGTCTTTTATAGAAGTGCCCGATGAGCCGATaagattaaaagaaaattacgcTGATTTCAACACACCAATAGCTACAGTGAGGGCGAT ATCTAATATACCCGAAGAGAAGAAATTACAGTTTGAATTAGTGATGGGACAAACAGAACAAACGAACAAATGGCACACTTTCGTTTTGGAACCGGAAGCTGATTCAGCCTATATTAAACTTGGCAATCATTtggattttgaaaaaataactgACTATACTTTAACTGTTAGGATACAG aataattacaaattagcaGCTGAAACCATAATCCAAATTGAAGTGGAAGACGTGAATGACAATATTCCAATATTCAGTGAAATTCGATCTGGTAGTGTATTAGAAAACGAACCACCAGGGACACCTGTCATGCAAGTCAGAGCATTCGATGCCGATGGCACATCAGCTAATAACCAAGTTACGTATGAACTAGGAGATCCTTCAGACCCCTTTGCAATAGATAGCATAACTGGAAACATTACCACACTTAAGATGTTCGACAGAGAAGAAAGGAGTTTTTACAACATTAAGATCATAGCTACCGACAATTCAGAGTCAGCACTTATTCCTGGAAAACATAACGCTGGACAACAAGTTTTTCTAATAGAAATCGCAGATAAAAACGACAACCCGCCGCACTTCACGCAAGACACGTATGTCGCCGAGTCGATAGCCGAGAATGCGAATATTAACGAGATTGTCACACAAGTTACCGCATTGGATATTGATacag CTTCTGTGGTAACATACAGTATTGTTGCTGGCAACACATACGACGCATTTGTCATTCGTAACTTTACCGGTGAAATTCGAGTTAACAATGAACTTGACTACGAAAACATCACCAACTACAGTTTAGACGTCAGAGCATTTGATGGCCTTTACGAAGATTACGCTAAAGTGTTGATCAAGATTGAAAACTTGAACGACAACCCGCCTATCTTCTTGGCTAACTACACTAAAACCATTGAAGAGGAAAAGTTGTACGAAGGATGTATTGTCAAG GTGGAAGCCTATGATCCAGATCTGGATAGGAATGAGcctcaaaatataatttattcgttaGTCAAACACGAACAGAAGGAATTCCTCCGGATCGACAATGATGGTTGTCTTCGACTTACGAAGCCTTTAGATAGAGACCAGCCATCCGGTTTCACAAGGTGGCAGATTCTTATCATGGCTGCTGATCACGGTGGAAGATTAGGATCAGATAGTTTGAGGTCTACCACCGAGGTTATTTTGGAATTAACGGATATCAACGATAACGCGCCATTTTTAAccaat ACTCAACCAGTAATATGGTACGAAAACGACCCTCCAGGGCAGGTTGTGATTCTCACGGCAAAAGACTACGACTCGACTGAAAATGGTCCACCTTTCACTTTCGCGCTCAACGAATCCGTTAGCTTCGATATCCGATCCAAATTCCACATACAAG GCAACATACTTTCAACAATCGTCtcctttgatcgagaacaacgcAAAGAGTACAAGATACCAGTCGCAATAACTGACTCCGGTACTCCAAGATTGACTGGCGTTTCGATTCTCCACATCGTCATCGGTGATAGAAATGACAATCCGATGGGTCCTGGTCACAGCGATATATTCGTATACAATTATAAG ACGGAAACGTACTTCAACGAAATATACAGCTGGCGATATTAT GGCGAAGCACCGGATACAGAAATAGGACGAGTCTTCGTTAACGATCCTGATGATTGGGACCTACCAGACAAGCGGTTTATGTGGTTGCCTTCCTATGAACAGAGAAGCCCCTACTTCGATGTTCACAGTAACACTGGCATGATAACCATGAAAGAGGGAACGCCCAATGGAACTTACCTGCTACGATTCAAT gtgACAGAAGAAAACGAACCGCTCGTGCCCTTCCACTGGGTGGAGGCGACAGTGAACGTGACAATAAAGGAGATACCCGAGGAAGCGGTCGACAAATCCGGATCGATCCGCTTCGTGAACGTCACCGCTGAAGAGTTTATTATTCCTGAAGCAGAT GGCACGAGTAAAAAGGACAAACTACATCGTCGTCTATCGGAACTTTATAACAAGTCAATGGACAATGTTGACGTTTTCACGGTATTCAGCAAGTTGACTGTCAAGGACGCGTTCTTGGATGTCCGGTTTTCAGCTCACGGGTCGCCGTACTTTGAAGCTGAGAAGCTTGATAGTATGGTTATCGGGATACAGGAAAAG CTGGAAGAGGAACTCCAAGCGAAAATCTACATGGTGAAGATAGACGAATGTCTAATAGAAAAAGAACAGTGTGAAGACTCTTGTCGTAATATCCTGATGAAGAACAATGTCCCGCTCTCTGTGTACACGAACACAACCAGTTTCGTCGGTGTCTCCGCTAGAGTGGAGTCTGAGTGTACTTGTGACGTTGAAGAACCGCTCGTGTGCTTGAATGGAG GTACCCCATTCGCTGACAAATGTGAGTGCCCAGAGGGCTGGAATGGACCTCACTGTGAACAAACCAGCATAGCTTTCCATGGCGACGGCTGGGCGATGTATCCAGCTCCGCCAGCTTGTCACGAGGGCCACGTCACGCTCACAGTCACTTCGCACACGAGTAACAGTCTCATATTCTACTTGGGACCGTTAAAATTCAACCCACTTCTGGATGTTCAAG aCTTTATGTCTTTGGAGTTGGTAGACGGTTTCCCAGTTTTGCTGGTAAATTATGGATCAGGAACGACACGTCTCAACAACAGTGTTGTGCATGTCGCTGACGGCAAACCCCATCTAATCGAAATCGTCCTCATGAGAAGTTCCATAGAAATGTTCGTAGATAGATGCAAGTTATCGACTTGTATGAGTCTCGCAGCGCCGACGGGACCGAGGGAAATACTCAACG TTAATGGCCCGCTCCAGGTCGGCGGCGCTAGCGTGGATTTGCAAGGTCTAGCACGGGCTTTCGGATGGCGGCACGTTCCTACAAACCAGCACTTTTTGGGTTGCATCAGCAATTTTACATATAACGATTTT ATGTACAATTTGGGCAGGCCGTCCGTAGAACGCAATGCCGATCCCGGCTGTCAGAAGAGCGTATTCACTGCCGTTACATTTGGCATCGACACTAACTTCCTCGTCGCTATTTTAGTGTGCATCGCCATCTTGATAA TTCTCCTCTTAGCTGTAGTCGTCCATCGCAAGCGAGCTGATGCGTGGGCGGAGAAGGAACTAGACGACATCAGAGAAAACATCATCGCGTATGAGGACGAGGGCGGTGGCGAAGGTGACGCGGGCTACGACCTGCACGTGCTGCGGCAGATGTACGACGGCCCGCCACCCGACACGGACGCCACGTTCATGCATGCTCCAG TGGTTGGAGCAGCACCAGACATCTCCGGTTTCCTGGACGACAAGAAGTCGGTCCTTGACCGGGATCCAGATATCAATCCGTACGACGACGTGCGACATTACGCGTACGAGGGAGACGGCGATACTAGTGGATCTCTTTCATCGCTAGCTAGCT GTACCGACGATGAAGATCTCAAATTCAACTACCTGTCGACGTTCGGGCCGCGGTTCCGCAAGCTGGCGGACATGTACGGCGACTCGGACGACGAGCGCGCGCCGCACGAGGAGTCGTGGTGCTAG
- the LOC125071267 gene encoding DE-cadherin isoform X2: MVRGVKRGFLAALLIGSLAVASTQYTKVRDHTTHHVTRLRHSRHLDGYFPLHSSFTPATSPKLAVKDNHKPLFTECLNYRPTLKEEQPVGTYVFTVHAEDRDPPEMGGKVTYKFVSTPGEKERFHVDPETGNITTADIFDHDEPSREKEAYITVRASDNGQPQLDDACTIKILIEDINDNQPVFDKVSYSESVPQDLPNGREVMRISATDIDDGNNSIVHYSLDSNSPDQPYFYIDPDNGVIFLNKTIDKVPGYKFKLSAIVKDMGDPPQQSSITLDIQVVESNKKSPSFIEVPDEPIRLKENYADFNTPIATVRAISNIPEEKKLQFELVMGQTEQTNKWHTFVLEPEADSAYIKLGNHLDFEKITDYTLTVRIQNNYKLAAETIIQIEVEDVNDNIPIFSEIRSGSVLENEPPGTPVMQVRAFDADGTSANNQVTYELGDPSDPFAIDSITGNITTLKMFDREERSFYNIKIIATDNSESALIPGKHNAGQQVFLIEIADKNDNPPHFTQDTYVAESIAENANINEIVTQVTALDIDTASVVTYSIVAGNTYDAFVIRNFTGEIRVNNELDYENITNYSLDVRAFDGLYEDYAKVLIKIENLNDNPPIFLANYTKTIEEEKLYEGCIVKVEAYDPDLDRNEPQNIIYSLVKHEQKEFLRIDNDGCLRLTKPLDRDQPSGFTRWQILIMAADHGGRLGSDSLRSTTEVILELTDINDNAPFLTNTQPVIWYENDPPGQVVILTAKDYDSTENGPPFTFALNESVSFDIRSKFHIQGNILSTIVSFDREQRKEYKIPVAITDSGTPRLTGVSILHIVIGDRNDNPMGPGHSDIFVYNYKGEAPDTEIGRVFVNDPDDWDLPDKRFMWLPSYEQRSPYFDVHSNTGMITMKEGTPNGTYLLRFNVTEENEPLVPFHWVEATVNVTIKEIPEEAVDKSGSIRFVNVTAEEFIIPEADGTSKKDKLHRRLSELYNKSMDNVDVFTVFSKLTVKDAFLDVRFSAHGSPYFEAEKLDSMVIGIQEKLEEELQAKIYMVKIDECLIEKEQCEDSCRNILMKNNVPLSVYTNTTSFVGVSARVESECTCDVEEPLVCLNGGTPFADKCECPEGWNGPHCEQTSIAFHGDGWAMYPAPPACHEGHVTLTVTSHTSNSLIFYLGPLKFNPLLDVQDFMSLELVDGFPVLLVNYGSGTTRLNNSVVHVADGKPHLIEIVLMRSSIEMFVDRCKLSTCMSLAAPTGPREILNVNGPLQVGGASVDLQGLARAFGWRHVPTNQHFLGCISNFTYNDFMYNLGRPSVERNADPGCQKSVFTAVTFGIDTNFLVAILVCIAILIILLLAVVVHRKRADAWAEKELDDIRENIIAYEDEGGGEGDAGYDLHVLRQMYDGPPPDTDATFMHAPVVGAAPDISGFLDDKKSVLDRDPDINPYDDVRHYAYEGDGDTSGSLSSLASCTDDEDLKFNYLSTFGPRFRKLADMYGDSDDERAPHEESWC; the protein is encoded by the exons tCCGAGATCACACAACACACCATGTTACGAGGTTACGGCATTCCAGACACCTGGATGGGTATTTTCCATTACATTCATCC TTCACGCCGGCGACATCACCCAAGCTAGCTGTGAAGGACAACCACAAACCTCTGTTCACGGAGTGCCTTAATTATAGGCCAACGTTGAAAGAAGAACAGCCAGTAGGAACCTATGTATTTACG GTACATGCAGAAGATCGGGATCCACCCGAAATGGGTGGAAAAGTCACATACAAATTTGTCTCAACTCCTGGTGAGAAAGAAAGATTTCATGTCGATCCTGAAACTGGAAATATAACTACAGCTGAT ATTTTTGACCACGATGAACCATCTCGTGAAAAAGAAGCTTATATAACAGTACGAGCTAGTGACAATGGACAACCTCAGCTAGATGACGCGTGTACCATCAAAATTCTTATAGAAGACATCAATGACAATCAGCCGGTCTTCGACAAAGTT TCATATTCGGAGTCAGTACCACAAGATTTGCCGAACGGCCGCGAGGTGATGCGGATATCAGCTACTGACATAGACGACGGAAACAACTCGATTGTACATTACAGTCTAGACTCCAACTCGCCTGATCAGCCATATTTCTACATCGACCCAGACAACGGGgtcatattcttaaataaaacaattgac AAAGTCCCCGGCTACAAATTTAAGTTGAGCGCGATAGTAAAAGACATGGGTGATCCACCGCAACAAAGTTCGATTACTTTAGACATCCAAGTCGTTGAGTCTAACAAGAAAAGCCCGTCTTTTATAGAAGTGCCCGATGAGCCGATaagattaaaagaaaattacgcTGATTTCAACACACCAATAGCTACAGTGAGGGCGAT ATCTAATATACCCGAAGAGAAGAAATTACAGTTTGAATTAGTGATGGGACAAACAGAACAAACGAACAAATGGCACACTTTCGTTTTGGAACCGGAAGCTGATTCAGCCTATATTAAACTTGGCAATCATTtggattttgaaaaaataactgACTATACTTTAACTGTTAGGATACAG aataattacaaattagcaGCTGAAACCATAATCCAAATTGAAGTGGAAGACGTGAATGACAATATTCCAATATTCAGTGAAATTCGATCTGGTAGTGTATTAGAAAACGAACCACCAGGGACACCTGTCATGCAAGTCAGAGCATTCGATGCCGATGGCACATCAGCTAATAACCAAGTTACGTATGAACTAGGAGATCCTTCAGACCCCTTTGCAATAGATAGCATAACTGGAAACATTACCACACTTAAGATGTTCGACAGAGAAGAAAGGAGTTTTTACAACATTAAGATCATAGCTACCGACAATTCAGAGTCAGCACTTATTCCTGGAAAACATAACGCTGGACAACAAGTTTTTCTAATAGAAATCGCAGATAAAAACGACAACCCGCCGCACTTCACGCAAGACACGTATGTCGCCGAGTCGATAGCCGAGAATGCGAATATTAACGAGATTGTCACACAAGTTACCGCATTGGATATTGATacag CTTCTGTGGTAACATACAGTATTGTTGCTGGCAACACATACGACGCATTTGTCATTCGTAACTTTACCGGTGAAATTCGAGTTAACAATGAACTTGACTACGAAAACATCACCAACTACAGTTTAGACGTCAGAGCATTTGATGGCCTTTACGAAGATTACGCTAAAGTGTTGATCAAGATTGAAAACTTGAACGACAACCCGCCTATCTTCTTGGCTAACTACACTAAAACCATTGAAGAGGAAAAGTTGTACGAAGGATGTATTGTCAAG GTGGAAGCCTATGATCCAGATCTGGATAGGAATGAGcctcaaaatataatttattcgttaGTCAAACACGAACAGAAGGAATTCCTCCGGATCGACAATGATGGTTGTCTTCGACTTACGAAGCCTTTAGATAGAGACCAGCCATCCGGTTTCACAAGGTGGCAGATTCTTATCATGGCTGCTGATCACGGTGGAAGATTAGGATCAGATAGTTTGAGGTCTACCACCGAGGTTATTTTGGAATTAACGGATATCAACGATAACGCGCCATTTTTAAccaat ACTCAACCAGTAATATGGTACGAAAACGACCCTCCAGGGCAGGTTGTGATTCTCACGGCAAAAGACTACGACTCGACTGAAAATGGTCCACCTTTCACTTTCGCGCTCAACGAATCCGTTAGCTTCGATATCCGATCCAAATTCCACATACAAG GCAACATACTTTCAACAATCGTCtcctttgatcgagaacaacgcAAAGAGTACAAGATACCAGTCGCAATAACTGACTCCGGTACTCCAAGATTGACTGGCGTTTCGATTCTCCACATCGTCATCGGTGATAGAAATGACAATCCGATGGGTCCTGGTCACAGCGATATATTCGTATACAATTATAAG GGCGAAGCACCGGATACAGAAATAGGACGAGTCTTCGTTAACGATCCTGATGATTGGGACCTACCAGACAAGCGGTTTATGTGGTTGCCTTCCTATGAACAGAGAAGCCCCTACTTCGATGTTCACAGTAACACTGGCATGATAACCATGAAAGAGGGAACGCCCAATGGAACTTACCTGCTACGATTCAAT gtgACAGAAGAAAACGAACCGCTCGTGCCCTTCCACTGGGTGGAGGCGACAGTGAACGTGACAATAAAGGAGATACCCGAGGAAGCGGTCGACAAATCCGGATCGATCCGCTTCGTGAACGTCACCGCTGAAGAGTTTATTATTCCTGAAGCAGAT GGCACGAGTAAAAAGGACAAACTACATCGTCGTCTATCGGAACTTTATAACAAGTCAATGGACAATGTTGACGTTTTCACGGTATTCAGCAAGTTGACTGTCAAGGACGCGTTCTTGGATGTCCGGTTTTCAGCTCACGGGTCGCCGTACTTTGAAGCTGAGAAGCTTGATAGTATGGTTATCGGGATACAGGAAAAG CTGGAAGAGGAACTCCAAGCGAAAATCTACATGGTGAAGATAGACGAATGTCTAATAGAAAAAGAACAGTGTGAAGACTCTTGTCGTAATATCCTGATGAAGAACAATGTCCCGCTCTCTGTGTACACGAACACAACCAGTTTCGTCGGTGTCTCCGCTAGAGTGGAGTCTGAGTGTACTTGTGACGTTGAAGAACCGCTCGTGTGCTTGAATGGAG GTACCCCATTCGCTGACAAATGTGAGTGCCCAGAGGGCTGGAATGGACCTCACTGTGAACAAACCAGCATAGCTTTCCATGGCGACGGCTGGGCGATGTATCCAGCTCCGCCAGCTTGTCACGAGGGCCACGTCACGCTCACAGTCACTTCGCACACGAGTAACAGTCTCATATTCTACTTGGGACCGTTAAAATTCAACCCACTTCTGGATGTTCAAG aCTTTATGTCTTTGGAGTTGGTAGACGGTTTCCCAGTTTTGCTGGTAAATTATGGATCAGGAACGACACGTCTCAACAACAGTGTTGTGCATGTCGCTGACGGCAAACCCCATCTAATCGAAATCGTCCTCATGAGAAGTTCCATAGAAATGTTCGTAGATAGATGCAAGTTATCGACTTGTATGAGTCTCGCAGCGCCGACGGGACCGAGGGAAATACTCAACG TTAATGGCCCGCTCCAGGTCGGCGGCGCTAGCGTGGATTTGCAAGGTCTAGCACGGGCTTTCGGATGGCGGCACGTTCCTACAAACCAGCACTTTTTGGGTTGCATCAGCAATTTTACATATAACGATTTT ATGTACAATTTGGGCAGGCCGTCCGTAGAACGCAATGCCGATCCCGGCTGTCAGAAGAGCGTATTCACTGCCGTTACATTTGGCATCGACACTAACTTCCTCGTCGCTATTTTAGTGTGCATCGCCATCTTGATAA TTCTCCTCTTAGCTGTAGTCGTCCATCGCAAGCGAGCTGATGCGTGGGCGGAGAAGGAACTAGACGACATCAGAGAAAACATCATCGCGTATGAGGACGAGGGCGGTGGCGAAGGTGACGCGGGCTACGACCTGCACGTGCTGCGGCAGATGTACGACGGCCCGCCACCCGACACGGACGCCACGTTCATGCATGCTCCAG TGGTTGGAGCAGCACCAGACATCTCCGGTTTCCTGGACGACAAGAAGTCGGTCCTTGACCGGGATCCAGATATCAATCCGTACGACGACGTGCGACATTACGCGTACGAGGGAGACGGCGATACTAGTGGATCTCTTTCATCGCTAGCTAGCT GTACCGACGATGAAGATCTCAAATTCAACTACCTGTCGACGTTCGGGCCGCGGTTCCGCAAGCTGGCGGACATGTACGGCGACTCGGACGACGAGCGCGCGCCGCACGAGGAGTCGTGGTGCTAG